The Prevotella melaninogenica genome window below encodes:
- a CDS encoding DUF2130 domain-containing protein: MKELICPNCHKAFTVDEADYASIVNQVKNTEFNEEVNRRIAELHEQHKAEQALATAKTEQTFQHQLSKKELELGAKDAEIERLKSEKESELTRLKSSFSAEIEVLKTQLENIATEKKNEMMIALAEKEQQISKLNSVIEQNDNKLQLVLMEERSKAQKEVQAKDTEISQLRSAVELEKREAQLHEASLIKHHENELRMKQDLVDYYKDLKTKMSTKMVGETLEQHCSIEFDQYIRPMMPTAYFEKDNDASDGTKGDFIFRAEEDGTEYISIMFEMKNEMDTTATKHKNNDFLKKLDDDRKKKGCEFAVLVSLLEADNELYNTGIVNKSHLYPKMYVIRPQFFVPFINLLVQTSKKSLEYKKQLILSQSKEVDVTNFENKIEDFKTKFGRHYEMASKKFNDAIKDIDATIIKLQKVREELLSSENNLRLANKDTDDLTIRRLTYMNPTMKAKFDEARKNNQNITE, from the coding sequence ATGAAAGAATTAATATGCCCTAACTGCCATAAGGCATTTACTGTTGACGAAGCAGACTATGCTTCCATCGTTAATCAAGTAAAGAATACAGAGTTTAACGAGGAGGTTAACCGTCGTATAGCTGAGCTTCATGAGCAGCACAAGGCAGAACAAGCCTTAGCAACTGCAAAGACAGAACAAACCTTTCAGCACCAACTCTCTAAGAAAGAACTTGAACTTGGTGCCAAAGATGCTGAGATTGAACGTCTGAAAAGTGAGAAAGAAAGCGAACTTACGAGGCTAAAAAGTTCATTCTCAGCTGAGATAGAGGTGCTTAAAACACAGTTAGAAAACATTGCAACTGAGAAGAAAAATGAGATGATGATTGCTTTGGCAGAGAAGGAACAGCAAATATCTAAGCTTAACTCTGTCATAGAACAGAATGATAATAAGTTGCAACTTGTGCTCATGGAGGAACGTAGTAAAGCTCAAAAGGAGGTTCAAGCAAAGGACACAGAAATCTCTCAGCTTCGTTCTGCAGTAGAATTAGAGAAGCGTGAAGCACAACTTCATGAGGCATCACTCATCAAACATCATGAGAATGAACTTCGAATGAAGCAGGATTTAGTCGACTATTATAAAGATTTGAAAACCAAGATGTCTACCAAAATGGTTGGTGAGACGCTTGAACAGCATTGTAGTATTGAGTTTGACCAATATATTCGACCAATGATGCCTACTGCATACTTTGAGAAAGACAATGATGCAAGCGATGGTACAAAGGGAGACTTCATCTTTCGTGCAGAAGAAGATGGTACGGAGTATATCTCTATCATGTTTGAAATGAAGAATGAAATGGATACTACTGCCACTAAACATAAAAACAATGACTTCTTGAAAAAGCTTGATGATGACCGTAAAAAGAAAGGTTGTGAGTTTGCTGTTTTAGTCAGTCTTCTTGAAGCTGATAATGAACTTTATAATACTGGTATTGTAAACAAGAGTCATCTGTACCCAAAGATGTATGTTATTCGACCACAGTTCTTCGTTCCATTTATCAATCTTCTTGTACAAACGTCAAAGAAGAGTTTAGAATATAAGAAGCAACTGATTCTTTCACAAAGCAAAGAGGTGGATGTCACCAACTTTGAAAATAAGATAGAAGACTTCAAAACTAAGTTTGGACGACATTATGAGATGGCATCTAAGAAATTTAATGATGCTATTAAGGATATTGATGCTACAATTATAAAACTTCAAAAGGTACGTGAGGAACTTTTAAGTAGTGAGAACAACCTTCGTCTTGCTAATAAAGACACAGACGATCTTACTATACGTAGGCTAACGTACATGAATCCTACAATGAAAGCCAAGTTTGACGAAGCACGTAAGAATAACCAGAATATAACAGAATAA
- a CDS encoding DIP1984 family protein produces MKLAEALAIRKDTQKRIEQLKSRILNNVRVQEGDSPSEEPKELMKEMDACLNTLFALIFKINKTNMNTISEGRTITEMMAERDILSMRITSLREIFNKASESQERYSRSEIKMVTTIDIKPLGKKIDDLSKQLRELDMKIQTLNFTTELME; encoded by the coding sequence ATGAAATTAGCAGAAGCATTAGCTATTCGTAAAGATACACAAAAAAGAATAGAACAGCTTAAAAGTAGAATACTGAATAATGTTCGAGTACAGGAAGGAGATTCTCCTTCTGAAGAACCTAAGGAGTTGATGAAAGAGATGGATGCTTGTCTGAATACTCTTTTCGCTTTAATTTTCAAGATTAACAAGACTAACATGAATACTATTAGTGAAGGGCGTACAATTACAGAAATGATGGCAGAACGTGATATTCTCTCTATGCGTATCACGTCACTTCGAGAAATTTTTAATAAAGCGTCAGAATCTCAGGAACGTTACAGCCGTTCTGAAATCAAAATGGTAACAACCATAGATATCAAGCCTTTAGGTAAGAAGATTGATGACTTGTCTAAGCAATTACGCGAACTTGATATGAAGATACAAACATTAAACTTCACAACAGAACTAATGGAGTAA
- a CDS encoding L-serine ammonia-lyase, which produces MESLREIFRIGKGPSSSHTMGPQRAAIIFAERHPEAARFEVTLYGSLAATGKGHMTDKAIIDVLKQIAPVEIVWEPSVFLPYHPNGMLFRAYNNSQDLLDEWTVYSVGGGALSEGKATDDYFHKESVYDLHTLKDIQTWCEHHGRGYWEYVKHCEEDDLWDYLREVWKTMQAAVERGLDSEGALPGPLNLARKAPNYYIKARGYKPSLQSRGMVYSYALAVSEENASGGTIVTAPTCGACGVVPAVLYHLSKGHDFSETKILHALATAGLFGNIVKYNASISGAEVGCQGEVGVACAMASAASCQLFGGSPSQIEYAAEMGLEHHLGMTCDPVCGLVQIPCIERNAFAACRALDAQLYASFSDGSHRVSFDRVVEVMKQTGHDIPSLYKETSAGGLAKDYQM; this is translated from the coding sequence ATGGAATCATTAAGAGAGATATTTAGAATCGGTAAGGGTCCATCAAGTAGTCATACGATGGGACCACAGCGTGCAGCGATAATCTTTGCAGAACGTCATCCAGAAGCAGCAAGATTTGAAGTTACTTTGTATGGAAGCTTGGCTGCCACAGGTAAGGGGCACATGACAGATAAGGCCATTATTGACGTACTAAAGCAAATAGCACCAGTAGAAATAGTATGGGAACCTTCGGTTTTCCTTCCTTATCATCCTAATGGCATGTTGTTTCGTGCCTATAATAACAGTCAAGATCTCTTAGACGAATGGACTGTATACAGTGTTGGAGGTGGTGCTTTGTCAGAAGGAAAGGCCACAGACGACTACTTCCATAAGGAGTCTGTCTATGATTTGCATACACTTAAAGATATCCAAACATGGTGTGAGCATCATGGACGTGGTTATTGGGAGTATGTAAAACATTGTGAGGAGGATGATTTATGGGACTATCTGCGTGAAGTCTGGAAAACAATGCAGGCTGCTGTTGAGCGTGGTCTTGACAGTGAAGGAGCCTTACCAGGTCCATTGAACCTTGCTCGTAAAGCACCTAATTATTATATAAAGGCACGTGGATATAAGCCTTCGTTGCAGAGTCGAGGAATGGTTTATTCATACGCTTTGGCAGTTAGTGAGGAGAATGCCTCTGGTGGTACGATTGTGACCGCACCTACTTGTGGTGCCTGTGGCGTAGTCCCTGCAGTCCTGTATCACCTATCAAAGGGACATGATTTTTCAGAAACTAAGATATTGCATGCACTTGCAACAGCAGGTCTTTTTGGTAATATAGTAAAATATAATGCTTCTATTTCAGGTGCAGAAGTTGGTTGTCAGGGTGAAGTTGGAGTAGCTTGTGCAATGGCATCAGCAGCTTCTTGTCAGTTGTTTGGTGGTAGTCCATCTCAGATTGAATATGCTGCAGAAATGGGTTTGGAGCACCATTTAGGTATGACATGTGATCCCGTGTGTGGTTTAGTACAGATTCCTTGTATCGAACGTAATGCTTTTGCAGCTTGTCGAGCATTAGATGCTCAGCTTTATGCATCCTTCAGTGATGGTAGCCATCGCGTTTCATTTGACCGTGTTGTAGAGGTTATGAAGCAGACTGGACATGATATTCCGTCTCTTTATAAGGAAACAAGTGCTGGAGGTTTGGCAAAGGATTATCAGATGTAA
- a CDS encoding LutC/YkgG family protein, whose translation MNKEDLFSKLRRNTKEQFDMPEKPIEGIKYQDVVQQFIEISHIVGCEVIEAKAEDDINVLIQKAYPDAKVLSSSVKGIKADLNPDTVSKAQDLNGTDVGIIQGEIAVAENGCVWVPQTMKERVVYFISENLVILVQRNNIVNNMHEAYKKINMTDYGYGCFISGPSKTADIEQALVMGAQAARGVTVIIMG comes from the coding sequence ATGAATAAAGAAGATTTATTTAGCAAATTACGACGTAATACAAAAGAACAGTTTGATATGCCCGAGAAGCCTATTGAGGGTATTAAATATCAAGATGTAGTACAGCAATTTATTGAGATAAGTCATATTGTAGGCTGTGAAGTCATTGAGGCTAAGGCAGAAGATGATATCAATGTACTGATACAAAAGGCTTATCCCGATGCTAAGGTATTGTCTTCAAGTGTAAAAGGAATAAAGGCAGACCTTAATCCTGACACTGTTTCAAAGGCACAAGACCTCAATGGAACAGATGTTGGAATCATTCAGGGAGAAATTGCTGTAGCAGAGAACGGATGTGTTTGGGTGCCACAAACAATGAAAGAAAGAGTTGTTTATTTCATCTCAGAAAACCTTGTAATCCTCGTTCAACGTAACAATATTGTCAATAATATGCATGAAGCATATAAAAAGATTAACATGACAGACTATGGTTACGGCTGTTTTATATCCGGTCCAAGCAAAACAGCCGATATTGAACAAGCACTTGTCATGGGAGCACAAGCAGCACGTGGGGTTACAGTTATCATAATGGGATAA
- the eno gene encoding phosphopyruvate hydratase, translating into MKIEKVHAREIMDSRGNPTVEVEVTLENGVMGRASVPSGASTGENEALELRDGDKNRFLGKGVLKAVENVNNLIAPALKGDCVLNQRAIDYKMLELDGTPTKSKLGANAILGVSLAVAQTAAKALNIPLYRYIGGANTYVLPVPMMNIINGGAHSDAPIAFQEFMIRPVGAPSEKEGIRMGAEVFHALAKLLKKRGLSTAVGDEGGFAPKFDGIEDALDSIIQAIKDAGYEPGKDVKIAMDCAASEFAVCEDGKWFYDYRQLKNGMPKDPNGKKLSADEQIAYLEHLITKYPIDSIEDGLDENDWENWVKLTSAIGDRCQLVGDDLFVTNVKFLEKGIKMGAANSILIKVNQIGSLTETLEAIEMAHRHGYTTVTSHRSGETEDTTIADIAVATNSGQIKTGSMSRTDRMAKYNQLIRIEEELGACAKYGYAKLK; encoded by the coding sequence ATGAAGATTGAAAAAGTACATGCTCGCGAGATTATGGACTCACGTGGCAATCCTACAGTTGAAGTAGAGGTAACTCTCGAAAATGGTGTAATGGGTCGTGCAAGCGTTCCATCTGGTGCTTCTACCGGTGAGAACGAGGCTCTGGAGCTTCGTGATGGCGACAAGAACCGTTTCTTGGGTAAGGGTGTTCTCAAGGCTGTTGAGAATGTAAACAACCTTATCGCTCCAGCTTTGAAGGGTGACTGCGTGCTGAATCAGCGTGCTATTGACTACAAGATGCTTGAACTCGATGGTACTCCTACTAAGAGTAAGCTCGGTGCTAACGCTATTCTCGGTGTTTCTTTGGCTGTAGCTCAGACTGCTGCAAAGGCATTGAATATTCCATTGTATCGTTATATCGGTGGTGCAAATACTTATGTATTGCCAGTACCTATGATGAATATTATCAATGGTGGTGCTCACTCTGATGCTCCTATCGCATTCCAGGAGTTCATGATTCGTCCAGTAGGTGCTCCTTCTGAGAAGGAAGGTATCCGTATGGGTGCTGAGGTGTTCCACGCACTTGCTAAGCTTTTGAAGAAGCGCGGTCTTTCTACAGCAGTAGGTGATGAGGGTGGTTTCGCTCCTAAGTTCGATGGTATAGAGGATGCACTCGATTCAATCATTCAGGCTATCAAGGACGCAGGTTATGAGCCAGGCAAGGATGTTAAGATTGCTATGGACTGTGCTGCTTCTGAGTTCGCTGTATGCGAGGATGGTAAATGGTTCTATGACTATCGTCAGTTGAAGAATGGTATGCCAAAGGATCCTAATGGTAAGAAGCTTAGTGCTGATGAGCAGATTGCTTACCTCGAGCACCTTATCACAAAGTATCCTATCGACTCTATCGAGGATGGTCTTGATGAGAACGACTGGGAGAACTGGGTTAAGTTGACATCTGCTATCGGTGATCGTTGCCAGCTCGTTGGTGATGACTTGTTCGTAACTAACGTTAAGTTCCTCGAGAAGGGAATCAAGATGGGTGCAGCTAACTCTATCCTTATCAAGGTTAACCAGATAGGTTCTTTGACAGAGACTCTCGAGGCTATCGAGATGGCTCATCGTCATGGTTATACAACTGTAACTTCACACCGTTCTGGTGAGACTGAGGACACAACTATCGCTGACATCGCTGTTGCAACAAACTCTGGTCAGATTAAGACTGGTTCTATGTCTCGTACAGACCGTATGGCTAAGTACAACCAGCTCATCCGTATTGAGGAGGAACTTGGTGCTTGCGCTAAGTATGGTTACGCAAAGTTGAAGTAA